AAAGCCCATATCGCGGTTCAGCAATGGATTGACCATGATGGGCTGAAGGGTCGAGCTACCACCCGCGATGGCATTCTGGAAACACATCGCCGCTTTTGTGAACTGCTCCCAGACGAATTATTGTGGGTGGAAAACCCGGATTCTGGCACACGGGAATCGCTCATTCCGGGTGAACTGCGTCAGCGTGATGTCATCGTTGGGCGGCATATCGCCATCAGCCCTGGCGCATTACACCGATTCATGGAACGCTTTCAGGCGGCTTACCGCCATACGGGGAAAGTCGATGCGATTGTTGCAGCCGCCTGCGCCCATCACCGCTTGTTGTGGATGCACCCGTTTCTGGATGGCAATGGTCGAGTGGCGCGGTTGATGTCCTACGCCATGCTGCGGGAAGCACTGGATACCGGTGGCATCTGGTCGGTAGCGCGAGGGCTTGCCAGAAACGAAGCGCAATACAAGCGCCTGTTGGCGCAATGCGATTTACCGCGCCGTAATGATTTGGATGGTCGCGGCAATCTGAGTGAAGAGGCGCTTGCTGAGTTTGCGGTATTTTTTCTTGAAACCTGTATTGATCAAGTCGATTTTATGGAGACGCTGGTCAACCCGCAAGGCTTGCGGGAGCGTATTTTTATCTGGACTGAGGAAGAAATCCGCGCGGGTCGTTTGCCACACAAGTCAGGCATGGTGCTAGAAGCTATTTTGTATCGTGGGGCTGTGCCGCGTGGGGAAATCGCGGGACTGCTCGGTACTGGCGACCGCAATGCACGCCGCGTGACTTCGGCGTTGCTGGAACGGGGCGTGCTTGCTGCGGAATCGACACGCGCACCGCTGCTGTTGAATTTCCCGGCGGCGTTGGCAATGCGGTGGATGCCGGGGTTATTCCCGGAAAGGTAGCTTCATTTGCAATAGGATTTTTCTTATTTCAGAAACTCACCTACTTTTTGCAATAAGAATTTAGTTTCGTCGAGAATATGTACAAATACAATGTCCGGTACATCCATCGTGAGAGTTATGCTACGTCGTTTCCCTGATAACGCTGCAACACCTGCCCAATCTCCTCCAACGCCCGCTCCGCCGCGTGTGGACGGCTCACCGCCTCGCTGATCGAGCCGAAATGCTGTTCCAGACAAT
The sequence above is drawn from the Thiothrix subterranea genome and encodes:
- a CDS encoding Fic family protein, with translation MSTKEPDMKADKRAEDRGESITMIEPLLISATSRFRPELADLALDLTAKSTALRKSLPEGIVRALSDLVRSMNCYYSNLIEGHDTHPIDIERALNEDYSADPQKRDLQREAKAHIAVQQWIDHDGLKGRATTRDGILETHRRFCELLPDELLWVENPDSGTRESLIPGELRQRDVIVGRHIAISPGALHRFMERFQAAYRHTGKVDAIVAAACAHHRLLWMHPFLDGNGRVARLMSYAMLREALDTGGIWSVARGLARNEAQYKRLLAQCDLPRRNDLDGRGNLSEEALAEFAVFFLETCIDQVDFMETLVNPQGLRERIFIWTEEEIRAGRLPHKSGMVLEAILYRGAVPRGEIAGLLGTGDRNARRVTSALLERGVLAAESTRAPLLLNFPAALAMRWMPGLFPER